A genome region from Arachis duranensis cultivar V14167 chromosome 8, aradu.V14167.gnm2.J7QH, whole genome shotgun sequence includes the following:
- the LOC107462517 gene encoding serine/threonine-protein phosphatase 7 long form homolog codes for MGVYGASRRCDGSAEEIGRTDLNRIGVVQCQSALVNALVERWRPETHTFHFSVGECAVTLEDVALILGLPTNGLPVTGPTLSSYEALEAECLDQFGVAPMKADCRRSFIKLVWFRALKNRLVLVDEVQLQRYVKCHIILLFGTVMFGDKSATGVHWKFLPLLRNFGGIIQFSWGPTCLAHLYRSLCRVTRVDCKEIDGPLTLLLAWAWIRLPFIAPIPSNLQIFPIANRWHNWERENRPYRYRTLDHYRRDLDVLQEGHVCCNK; via the exons ATGGGCGTCTATGGTGCTTCACGAAGATGTGACGGTTCGGCTGAAGAAATCGGACGGACTGATTTGAACAGG ATTGGAGTTGTCCAATGTCAGTCGGCATTGGTCAATGCTCTGGTCGAGAGATGGCGCCCTGAGACGCACACGTTCCACTTTTCGGTTGGTGAGTGTGCCGTGACACTGGAGGATGTGGCGTTAATTCTTGGTCTTCCAACGAATGGTTTGCCAGTTACGGGACCGACACTGAGCAGTTATGAGGCTTTAGAGGCTGAATGCTTGGatcagtttggtgttgcaccTATGAAGGCAGATTGCAGGAGAAGTTTCATTAAGTTGGTTTGGTTTCGAGCATTGAAAAATCGATTAGTGTTGGTTGATGAGGTCCAGCTTCAGAGGTACGTGAAGTgccatataatattattgtttgGGACCGTTATGTTTGGAGATAAGTCTGCAACAGGGGTGCATTGGAAGTTTCTGCCGTTACTCCGTAACTTTGGCGGGATCATACAGTTCAGTTGGGGACCGACCTGCCTGGCACACCTGTATAGATCGTTGTGTAGAGTAACTCGTGTCGACTGTAAGGAGATTGATGGTCCGCTGACACTGTTGCTTGCCTGGGCATGGATCCGTCTACCATTCATTGCGCCGATTCCAAGCAATCTTCAAATCTTTCCGATTGCAAATag GTGGCATAACTGGGAACGTGAGAATCGGCCTTACAGATATCGTACCCTTGATCACTATAGGAGAGATCTGGATGTTCTGCAAGAAGGACATGTTTGTTGTAATAAATAA